A segment of the Pristiophorus japonicus isolate sPriJap1 chromosome 1, sPriJap1.hap1, whole genome shotgun sequence genome:
acatggagtttagaagaatgagaggtggtctcaaatGGTCTGATAGAATTTGATTCAACTGAAGTTGCATCCAAGTTACACTACAGTTTATACTGATGTCAAACCCAAACCACTTAGCTTGAATTGACAGTCATATAATTGCATTATGGCATTCCCTGgaatttgagggcattaaaaacgaTGTACAACAGTAGGAAGGGCAGAGTATGTTGGGAGTGTTGGCACTATGGCAGAAGAGGCATTACATCACATTTCTGATCCAAGTCatgtggggcagaaggagggaaATGTAAAGAAGTTATCTCTGGGCCATCACATGCCTCCCACCAGCTGGCTCAAGAGCAGCAATGTCAAATGCCCACGGTCGTAGCCTTTCTCCATCCCAGGTGCTGAAGCATGGCACTGAGCTTGTGATTTCAATCATGGCACAGTTGACATGTGGAGGCCAGGTATTTCCCCAGAAGGAAAAAAATAAAACAGTCGAACCAATTACGTTTTAATCGGCAACTCCACTTGCTGCTTGGAGAGCAAAGAGAATGAACAGCACTGAAGCCCAGTTTGAAGACCATTTCACAGCTGGGTACACCACAAAGGCTCAATCACACTGAGCAGAGGCAAGTTTGCTGAGCGCCACACATGAAAGGGATTCAAACTGCAAATGACACATCATTACCACTGCAGCCTAATGTTCACATCATATTTCACATAATCCGTATTTCGTAGACCCATAAACAGTACACACTAACCTGTGAGCTATTTCATCTGAAATCTTATTTGGACAGTCATCTTCTGTAATCTCACATTTGCCCTTGTAGTCCATTTCAAgcctttcccccagcctctctctgacAGGCCTTTTCCGTTTGAGGTTGTATTGGTTAGGCTCCTCCTGGTTTTTGCCACTCTTTCCATCTTGTACATATTCATCCAATTCTGCTTCTAATTTAAtcatttcctcttcttcctcctcctgacGCTCCTTTTCCATCATCTTCTTTGCCAGTGCATAATTATAAGTCTCCGATTGCCGAGAATTCATGTCGATGTTGCCCTCCATTCCCAGAATCCCCAGCTCTGTTGCCACAGCATCTTGATTCTGCTCCTGCAACACACTGCCCCAAATATTGTTAACTTTGCGACCAGTTGCTTTGACAGAATTTCCAGTCCCTGTAAAACCATCGCCAACTGGGCCAAAAGGCATGACTGGAGGTTTTAAAGGTAGATTGTTCCCACTGTGTGAACATTTCTGACGTTTCTTTCGCCACAAGAGTCTTTCCTCTTCATCAGAGTCATGATCACTGTCTTCACTCGAGTTGTCAGATGTTGTGGTTCGGTAGCGACTGCTCAAATCAAATGAAGATGGATGCGCCTGAATATCATCTTGTGCGCTAAACGGTGTTGCAGAGTATTTGGGAATAGCAGGTTGCTGGTTCTGTGAATGAAGTATAATAGTAAGTATGGACATCATAATCATCAGTCAAATGATAAAAaagttagtgctttggaaaataaaGAAATGAAGTCATGGAGTGATCACTTCATGTCTGCACAAGTTGGCCTCATTTTTCCCCCACACTGTGTGCCAACTTTATTCCCCCACTTATAAATTCCTACATCCACATTCATTATGCATTTGCCTATGGAACTTGCCACTCTTATTGTGCAATCTAGCTGCTGGGTTCCCACAAATTGGTCAAAATGCATACTGAATTCTCTTTTGGTATATTCTTCAGGAACTGAAATTTCCATGACCAAAGTAAAGATTTAAATAATAATTCTTAAAAATACATTAATTCACAAGATTACATTTACCCCTTAAGTTGCCTTTGTGGCTTTTAATGCCTTGTTACATGAAGGTCTCAGCCTCTCAAAAGCCTGGATTTGGACTTGATATTTTTGCCCAAAGCTGTAATCCtgagctgaatttggattgtgcagtctcagcaacaacttctatttatatagcacctttaacacagtaaaacatcccaaggtgcttcacaggagtgccatCAAACAAAACTTGGCACAAGCCACTGAAGGCAattttaggacaggtggccaaaagcttggtcaaagaggtaggttttaaggaggagatatagaggcagagagatgtTAGAATATTTTAAAGTGGTTTAAATGGTCAGTTTCCCATCATCCTTTACTTTAGCATTTTAGCCAGAGAGCAAAAGTGGAGAAAAGGAGAAGCTTTTCATTGGTGTGAATAAAACAAGCTGAACCACAAGAATTCAGCACCAAGATAAGCAGGCAGCTGGTAACACACCACATACAACAAGAGATAGCATTGGGATACTCCTAAGGCAGTTAGAACTATGAAAGCCTGCATGAGCACTTGGCCTACACATTGAAAGTATAATAAACAAAGCTTGTAGAACAAAGATGATGGCCAAAAGATTAGAAGAGAGGTAAACACCTCAATAAGTGGCCTCAACAAAACATGCACCAATGCATGTTATTGTGCACAGGTGCAGACCAAAGTAGATGAATAGTATAAGAATGGGACCTTTTTCTTCTAAACATTAGAGCACTCTCAGGACAATTTGAGGTCCATTTGTTTTAACAGTGACCCATGAAGGTTGCAAGTCTGATCAACTCGAACGAGACTTGAAGGAAACAGGTTGTGTTAATTGTTCGCCATCTCATACTAGAAAAGCTGTATAAAAACAATACTGTTAAGTCAATATATTAAAGTTGACTGTTTAAAACCACTTGGCATGAAACATGCAGGGGTTATTGCTGCAGGGCTAACAACCCTTTTGTTGCGACCGTAACCACGGGAAATTCATGaacaggagggaattccagagcttagggcccaggcagctgaaggcactgccagcaATGAAGAGATGATGAAAATCGGGGAGgcacaagaggcctgaattggagaagcacagagatctgagggttgtaggactggaaaaggttacaggagataaggaggggcgagattatggagggatttgaaaacaaggcggcAAATTTTAAAAGCAAGACatcgctggaccgggagccaacacAGGTCATTACTTAGCCTAAACATTTAAAGTAAAATAAAAGTATGATGGGTGAACTGAAGGGACAAGCTGCAGAGGCTCTCAGCTTAACATCTTTACCAAAAGatatccgacaatgcagcactccctcagtactgcactctatcGGAGCTCAAAGGACAGCACTGGAGAAAGGAAGCCCACCCcactcaaagagagagagagagagagagagaatgaaataaAATCCGTTTATCGGTCATGTTTGGACTTTGTTTTCAGTCAGTGGTTTCACTGCTGAAATCCAGTAAAGCACGACTAATAACCTCAGGCTGCAGCATGTGTTGCGGTGAAGAGGGGGACATAGGCCGACATTGACCCTCCGCAATGTGACAACAAGCCGAGCCCCGCGGAGCTTGCCGTCTCCAGGTGcaaccgccgccgccgccgccagaCCACGCGCAAACACCGGCGGCCCCACTACCTGCGGCTCGGCGCCGGTTGTCATCTCCGAGTCCGAGTCCGAGTCCAGCACCTCGCCATCTTCCAGCGGAGCCGCCATTTGTGGAGCAGCACTCACCCCGGAAACAAACGTCGGCTCGCTGGGGGTAACAGCCTCTACTTCCGGGTCACGGGCCCGGCCTTTCAGTACTCTGACCACAGGGGGTACTGCTTGCTGCAGCTGCCTTTACCCGTCCTCAACCCAAAGGCACATTGGCTCAAGGATATCCCTTCACAAGTAGCAGTAGGAATCAGATTGAGCCTTTTATGATGgaccaatatcatcatcatcatagacagtccctcggaatcgaggaagacttgcttccactcttaacatgagtccttagtggctgtacagtcccatacgagaaccacaatctctgtcacaggtgggacagatagtcgttgagggaaggtttgccgcacgctccttccgctgcttgcgcttggtttttgcatgctctcagcaacgatactcgaggagctcatcaCCGTTccgaatgcacttcttccacttagggcggtctatggctagggactccaaggtgtcagtcgggatgtcacattttatcagggaggctttgatcaggtgtccttgtaacgcttcctctgcccacctttggctcgtttgccgtggacgagttccgagtagaacgcttgctttgggagtctcgtgtctggcatgtggacaatgtggcctgaccagcggagctgatcaagtgtagtcagtacttcaatgctggggacgttggcctggatgaggacgctaatgtttgtgcgtctgtcctcccaggggcggTGGCACTGGATTATTTAggttctgtaacatcgcccatctccgcccttgcctcaactcatccgctgtggaagccttcatccatgcctttgttacctgtagacttgactattccaacgcactcctggctggcctcccactttgtaccctacgtaaactagaggtgatccaaaactctgctgctcgtgttctaactcgcaccaagtcccgctcacccatcacccctgtgctggctgacctacattggctcccagttaagccacacctcgatttcaacattctcatccttgttttcaaatccctccatggccttggccATTCCtgtaatctctgtaatctccttcagccctacaaccctctgagatgtctgcgctcttctaattctggcctcttgagcatccctgattataatcgctcgaccattgatgactgtgccttctgttgccctggccctacgctctggaatttcttgcctaaacctctctgcttctctacctttctttcctcctttaggaagcttcttaaaacctacctctttgaccaaggttttagccacctgccctcatttctccttctgtggctcggggtcaattttgttttgtctcataatattcctgtgaagcacctttggatgtttcactacgttaaaggtgctatttaaatacaagttgttgttgtcgccaACTAAGAATCATCATACCCCTTTTAGAGCGCCACTAATATAGGATGGTCCATTCAAGCTAAAAGATGCCAAAGTAAGCATCAAGTCCCACCAAAAACAAAGGGATACTTTCCCAACTAAATCAATATGTTATTATCGATGTCTACAAGATACTATGTACCCTGCCTTGCCCACCGGTCACGGAAGGCATCAAGCACACCAGTGGACATggcatgctccctctccagggccaccCGAGCACGGACAAACCTGCAGATGGGAAGCAAGCAGCCAGGGCGACCCCCAGCCCCCATGGGCCTCACCAGTCATGGACCTACAAATTGCTGTTTTAGCCATGCCCAGGAACAGGCCTATGAGAAGATCTGCCGACATACCCACTCCCTCAGCCAAAGGTCAGCAGAGTAGAGCTAAAGTGTAACCAAAagttgaggaacagccccttcagatAACTAATGAAACAAATTGGGTAGGGTTGGTCAAAAGCCTGTTCCAAGTGTAGTTTTGAAGAGGTTTTAAAGGTTGAGgactttagggaaggaattccaaagaGTAAATGCCAGGTGGTTGCAAgttctgccaccaatggtggggtaaaGAAGTAGTGGGGGGAATAGAGCAAAAGAATTCGTAAGAGTATATAGGGCTATAGAAAAGTGCATCAATAGAGTGaggctaggccatggagggatttatagatGTGGGTAGGATTTTAGTTCTACTGCACTGGGGGACAGGGAGCTGTGCAGATGAATGAGGATAGTGTTATGTttggaataaatccacaggactatatcgcaagctcaaactgttgtgaccttggtctctttatttcagacgctagagtgaggaagcagcatagtgagtcaccttttatacctgcttgtccgagggtgcacaggtgacccttaggtctctcacaggtggcaggtcttacatttgggtaaggtctacatacaggcataacatcactccccctcacccccaaagtcttattgtgcaagatATTTGCGATCTGGTGCCCCGCGCCCCCGGGtcaatcgcctgggttgaagtcctgacgtggtgggttcgtccttgtggttgatgccgaagtTGATCGTGTTGGTGGGGTGCTGGGGGGGGCCAGGTCCTTAcagtgtggttcctggttatctgtcgttcgccgtttggtctcgtcccactgctttactcgttagcccggtacatggtttcacaatcaaacactccgttttcaacacatacactccattcctccCCTTGGCTAATGAGGTGCTAGCGGCCCGATTGGGGCCCTGAAcaaggtctacatcacttattctgatgtcgcgtggaagggccgtgcacttatggtgcattctctgctgatggcatgcggaaggctcggttctgagtgattcagtctggtgattgcgttgcacccaggatagccgggtctttagggagtctactgtgacacgtgtggtgttaggtttagtgatttgggcgctgaccctgaggtctggcaagcccaggatggccgcaatggccttgagactttcggtagtggcgggaggcctagtggtccctctggacattgggccgtagtatgggggccccggaccatcaACTGTGTGTAGCCATCCTgtcttgctttgcaacgttgggatgggtctatcgtctcttTGGCGGatgggttgccacatcccgtctagcagttctccTTTAGCAGGCGGTATcatggaatcctggctggtccaggtcctaagctgaggggccgttacggttgacccctcgctttctagcacttccacgactgccagtgggtctgcaggctgcaccgtttccacccggtgttgggcaacggtggccaactgagagcataagtgccgctctctgtgcctggcccgtggcggatcatgttacagtgcacagacagtgttggacattctcgaaacaacgcatcaataatggtgcctctgctctcccaagctcgtgGGATGAGCagtttgtctgactcgagcacatattgggacactctttggtacgtctctttagtcctgtgaacacaggctgctgctctgTTTAATTTATTTGATACatattcaatcgtttggggctcgcccactacttttgcttgttgcacaacactcccgaccccgtgcggtaacatctcacttgctacgaatactttgttagatacatgtaCAACTGTTTGGGGtttgcccactactttggcttgctgtacaacacacctgaccctgtgtgataacacaacacttgttacaagtactttgtcagatacatatacgaccggttggtgttcgcccgctactttggcttgttgtaaggtacccccaaccccatacaatagttacatcattggccgcgaaagaccgctcgcacgggttacatgatgcacacaatttatttgagcgtggtgggttcctggccttcaccgcagccgcccctttacctttgccccaaacccagtcattttccttgctgggcgacacattcctccgttccgttgcagtgaccttccgtggtctggacactctctcgtcccatggtctggacgcactctcgtcccttggtctggatgcacctttgtcccgtggtctggatgccttctcgtcccgtgatctggataccctctcgtccgtgtccatgatgccgactgccatgatcttcctccccagatattttgcctctggtgtcgggaagacgcatttggatcgtTTTGGCCAGAGTCCCACTCCATATGGTCGACCTAGAGCCTCtttcatcgtcgcgaagaggttgtcagcttcgggtggtgggtactgcgcctgtaccgctgctcagttgaactttacctcctcgtggttgtgatgagcggcttgtgcctcggggatctgcatttcgatgcctggttcagctggaagagggggtttgctcagcctttgggaaagggaggccttGTTCGACGGAGAgggtatgcagaggtcttcccagttccatcgaatcctccccatccacctcctgccaagcaacaTTGGCCcattacctgaaacaatccacagtagtaaatcgtgcactgctccctcatggaatactcttttgTTTACACCACCattaactgatatcagttccttggtgtaggtgcgcagctttgcctgaatcgggatcagctcgggtcgcttgGCTTCATCGCTCCAcaccctctcgaaagccttctggctcatgactgactgactcgcccctgtgtctcgttccatggagactggagtgccgttaagttcaacttttaacattatcggagggctattggtggtgaaggtgtgtatcccatatacttcctcttcatcctcaggttcaactgcctcttctgctcgttcatcgtgatcctcgctggatcggtcgtcctctcctgactctgccacgtggtaagtcagagatcgtttgcacattcgctggaagtgccccattgttccacagcccttgcacacatagggcttgaatcaacattgatgagctctatggctgacatacatccatttccccccccccgtcccccgacCCCACAGCGATATCATGCAGCaggggcccattacattaacatacaggatcagacacagtgcaagtacaaagaaaagaagttacagtttgtattgtgacaccttggttcagtgacttacattcgttacattttacagtcatgcgccaggattgggtagattgcattcatggttcagtcatggtaagtactgaggtagcagtacaggtatgcgaggatgcaggttccagagcaatcgggttggggtcctagtcgtctgatagcggcgctgcgccccctgctagcggggtgggcttggttcgctcacctagccaggactcagggcctttgccgttgcctagtggtgggcagagccacagatgtgtgtggcctccctgtccttttgggctgcagaatcttctgcctgctctctaatggcgttgggaacctggctgttctaggtaccgtttggggaactcgttggttctgacctttcgctcctcgACATGGCCGAGgtaacgactgggtctgggggctgcgccatctccacccaagtggtgggcaacggcggccgactgcgtgtattgccgctgttttcgtttccaggtccgtggtgaataatgccatcgggtgcctgcagcgtgggatagacctggagcagggtatcaggatcagtgccttcaccctcctgacgtcactggcctataacttgtggggacacctggggcagagcaccaagatcagcgcctttaccctcccgaattcgctcgcttgctatttttggggccattctattcccgacatctcgcaacaacattttgttctttacattagaaatagtactgacatctcgcaacaacattttgttcacaatcttaatcggttcattacattgactgccatgcatacaatgtctctttaagttcagttggttgcaggtctcctttaagagaaccctgctggctttaccccaatcaaatcctttcttagacaccacatgttggtccctcagcgttgcagctcgtgatatggccacggccatcttttttttcagacacgctgcacctcgctgcagcagggacgccatcttgactctgtcctcgaggtcgactgccttgatccttcactCCTGCGATTATGTTACAAaatgtgcctgtgaattcgatcttcctccccaggagtcctgccactggagccgggaaggtacttttaggtcgttccggttggatcattgccacgcagtcatgatggacggtctgtgcctcaggtgctgcgctggtctgttctctggcccaagcgaaggtgaggttttgctctgtctctcagcatgggggacatcaattgctggagtgaagaggtcttctcatttccactggatcttccccatccaccttcttccgagtagcgttggaccatcacttgcaacaatccacagaggtaacttgtgcaccacgccattgtggattacacttacatccgcactaccaaggactgggatcagctctttggtgtaggtgcgcaacttttcctgtactggaaccagctcggatcgtttttcgttccatagcctctcaagggcatcctggctcatcactgactggtttgctcttgtgtccacttccatgaagactggaacgccatttatctcgacttccatcttcactggaggacaatcggtggtgcaggtatacactccatacacttcttcttggggctgagctgcctctctggccaaatcatcattcaa
Coding sequences within it:
- the phax gene encoding phosphorylated adapter RNA export protein, which codes for MAAPLEDGEVLDSDSDSEMTTGAEPQNQQPAIPKYSATPFSAQDDIQAHPSSFDLSSRYRTTTSDNSSEDSDHDSDEEERLLWRKKRQKCSHSGNNLPLKPPVMPFGPVGDGFTGTGNSVKATGRKVNNIWGSVLQEQNQDAVATELGILGMEGNIDMNSRQSETYNYALAKKMMEKERQEEEEEEMIKLEAELDEYVQDGKSGKNQEEPNQYNLKRKRPVRERLGERLEMDYKGKCEITEDDCPNKISDEIAHRLREPKTDLIHRVVKAVGRKKAIELLIQTAEVEQNGGLMIVDGSRRRTPGGVYLQLLKNTPSITQDQIKEIFYDENQREYHCKKAAKKRRQHIIGKKMKQAIKELNLQVDDDASRETFASDTNDALASVEDTEEVHMEKPTLDPEDAIELDNSNDLEIF